A genome region from [Limnothrix rosea] IAM M-220 includes the following:
- a CDS encoding DUF2062 domain-containing protein: MTDSSMVVSQPLSRKRVRHPFLRWVKYWYLKIRRQEGTSEAIARGWACGVFAGCFPLFGLQTLLGLFLATIIRGNKFTAAAGTWISNPFTYVPIYYFNFRVGEVVLQQRSDFSVAQLESWAEMGVAGVSFITTLFAGCTVVGMTLGISAYFGTFALTNYWRSRQKQHQNVQNNSH, encoded by the coding sequence TTGACCGATAGTTCTATGGTGGTGAGTCAGCCATTGTCTCGGAAACGTGTTCGACACCCTTTTTTACGCTGGGTCAAGTATTGGTATTTGAAAATTCGCCGTCAAGAAGGTACATCCGAGGCGATCGCCAGAGGTTGGGCTTGCGGGGTGTTTGCGGGATGTTTTCCCTTATTTGGTCTGCAAACACTGCTGGGATTATTTCTGGCGACGATTATTCGCGGCAATAAATTTACGGCGGCAGCGGGGACTTGGATTAGTAATCCGTTTACCTATGTGCCGATTTATTATTTTAATTTTCGAGTGGGCGAGGTTGTTCTCCAGCAGCGCTCAGATTTTAGTGTTGCTCAGCTAGAGTCTTGGGCGGAAATGGGTGTGGCAGGCGTAAGTTTTATCACAACGCTATTTGCGGGCTGTACTGTGGTCGGGATGACTCTGGGCATAAGTGCTTACTTTGGCACTTTCGCGCTGACAAATTATTGGCGATCGCGGCAAAAGCAACATCAAAACGTTCAAAATAATTCCCATTAA
- a CDS encoding quinone-dependent dihydroorotate dehydrogenase: protein MALLNFAKPSYPLVLAAFKSNPEQGHRQLIKTLHWLERSPEMVWSQFAKTQMEADFCVRDARLEQKLWGLDFPNPVGLSAGCDKDAMAAGMWSRFGFGFAEMGAVTLHAQPGNPLPRLFRLPEDKAALNRLGANNLGASVMAKTLAESWSIEPRTIPIGINLCKSKITPLDQAASDYQGSFEYLEPVADYFVVNVSSPNTPGLRSLQGGEQIQPILDALQTANTNNKPILIKISPDLDWEAIANILKIAQAYELSGIVATNTTTKRTGLKTKILKQTGNPVTEEAGGISGAPVRQRSTEVIRFIYEKTEGQLPIIGVGGIFNADHAWEKITAGATILQLYTGWIYEGPWIIPNILKGLLTKLEEHNLNHISEAIALDFQQT, encoded by the coding sequence ATGGCGCTACTAAACTTTGCAAAACCCAGCTATCCCCTCGTTTTAGCCGCGTTTAAAAGTAATCCTGAGCAAGGACATCGCCAGCTTATCAAAACTCTCCACTGGTTAGAGCGATCGCCGGAGATGGTGTGGAGCCAATTTGCCAAGACGCAAATGGAAGCAGATTTTTGTGTGCGAGATGCGCGGCTAGAACAGAAACTTTGGGGTTTAGATTTTCCCAATCCCGTCGGACTTTCTGCGGGTTGTGACAAAGATGCCATGGCAGCGGGGATGTGGTCACGCTTTGGGTTTGGCTTTGCGGAGATGGGAGCCGTAACACTGCACGCTCAACCCGGAAATCCTTTACCGCGTTTATTTCGTTTACCGGAAGACAAAGCTGCTTTAAACCGTTTAGGAGCAAATAATCTTGGCGCGTCAGTAATGGCAAAAACCTTGGCCGAAAGTTGGTCAATCGAGCCACGCACCATTCCCATCGGCATTAATCTCTGTAAATCTAAAATTACGCCCCTCGACCAAGCCGCTTCAGATTACCAAGGCAGTTTTGAATATCTCGAACCCGTCGCCGATTATTTTGTCGTCAATGTCAGTTCGCCCAATACACCGGGTCTGCGATCGCTCCAAGGTGGCGAACAAATTCAGCCGATTCTCGATGCCCTCCAAACAGCGAACACCAACAATAAACCGATTTTAATTAAAATTTCGCCTGATCTGGACTGGGAGGCGATCGCCAACATCCTCAAAATTGCCCAAGCCTACGAACTTTCCGGCATCGTTGCCACCAATACAACCACCAAACGCACAGGCTTAAAAACAAAAATCCTCAAACAAACCGGCAATCCAGTCACCGAAGAAGCAGGCGGCATTAGTGGCGCTCCCGTCCGGCAACGATCCACCGAAGTGATTCGTTTTATTTACGAAAAAACCGAAGGCCAATTACCGATTATCGGCGTAGGCGGAATTTTCAACGCCGACCATGCTTGGGAAAAAATCACCGCTGGCGCAACCATTCTCCAACTCTACACCGGCTGGATTTACGAAGGGCCTTGGATTATCCCCAATATCCTCAAAGGTTTACTCACCAAACTAGAAGAACACAACCTCAATCACATCTCCGAGGCGATCGCCCTCGATTTTCAGCAAACCTAA
- a CDS encoding multicopper oxidase domain-containing protein — MSKFPRNFFSGQLDRRHFFLGGLAGFGVSAIAAAAYRNFWAQPLKANAAQIPPVELDRQSIEQNGFDPMQVLRDFNYGEVIEEEGRKIRVYHLEANSTEINLNAAIKYISWNINRRVPGPTLRATEGDRLRIIFHNADGHSHTLHFHGTHPEEMDGVKPVRHGKTMVYEFDAMPYGVHLYHCHVAPVTRHIGKGLFGMFIIDPPEGRPPADEMVLVMGGYDINNDEKNELYAFNGIPNVFRDRPIPIVQNQLVRLYILNMIEFDVAVTFHIHANFFQLYRTGRTLTPNEESDVVTMGTAERHILEFAYPFTGKYMFHPHQDYIAEHGCMGFFDVLSPSEA, encoded by the coding sequence ATGTCCAAATTTCCTAGGAATTTTTTTTCGGGACAGTTAGATCGCCGCCATTTCTTTCTCGGGGGATTAGCGGGATTTGGGGTTAGTGCGATCGCCGCCGCTGCCTATCGAAACTTCTGGGCTCAACCGCTAAAAGCCAATGCCGCACAAATTCCTCCGGTGGAGCTTGATCGACAAAGCATCGAGCAAAATGGTTTTGACCCGATGCAGGTTCTTCGTGATTTTAATTATGGTGAGGTAATTGAAGAAGAGGGCCGCAAGATACGTGTGTATCATCTTGAAGCGAATAGCACCGAGATTAACCTTAATGCAGCTATTAAGTATATAAGTTGGAATATTAACCGCCGCGTCCCCGGCCCCACCCTCAGAGCCACGGAAGGCGATCGCCTCCGCATTATTTTTCACAATGCAGACGGACATTCCCATACACTCCATTTCCATGGGACTCATCCAGAAGAAATGGACGGTGTCAAACCAGTTCGCCACGGGAAAACAATGGTTTACGAATTTGATGCGATGCCCTATGGTGTTCATCTCTACCACTGCCATGTTGCACCAGTGACACGCCATATTGGTAAAGGCCTATTTGGGATGTTCATTATTGATCCGCCAGAAGGTCGCCCGCCCGCCGATGAAATGGTTCTTGTGATGGGAGGCTATGACATTAACAATGACGAAAAAAATGAGCTCTATGCCTTCAATGGCATTCCTAATGTTTTCCGCGATCGCCCAATTCCGATTGTCCAAAATCAATTGGTGCGCTTATACATCCTGAATATGATCGAATTTGATGTGGCAGTAACGTTCCATATACACGCCAACTTTTTCCAGCTTTATCGCACAGGCCGCACATTAACTCCCAATGAGGAAAGCGATGTGGTGACAATGGGAACTGCAGAACGCCACATTCTCGAATTTGCCTACCCCTTCACTGGCAAATATATGTTTCATCCCCACCAAGACTACATTGCCGAACATGGTTGCATGGGCTTTTTTGATGTGCTCTCTCCATCAGAAGCTTAA
- a CDS encoding 2Fe-2S iron-sulfur cluster-binding protein, translating to MTTTYKVEIKHRGETYNIEVPEDQTILEAAHENQIDLPTSCSAGVCTTCAALITEGTVTREEGIGLSPDLQEEGYALLCVAYPSSDVKLESDKEEVVYARQFGQSS from the coding sequence ATGACCACTACTTACAAAGTCGAAATTAAGCACCGTGGCGAGACGTACAATATCGAAGTTCCGGAAGATCAAACGATTCTAGAAGCTGCCCACGAAAATCAAATCGACTTACCGACATCCTGTAGTGCGGGGGTTTGTACCACCTGCGCAGCTTTGATTACAGAAGGAACAGTCACTCGGGAAGAGGGTATTGGTTTATCGCCGGATCTTCAAGAGGAAGGTTATGCCTTACTTTGTGTGGCTTATCCCAGCTCCGATGTGAAACTGGAATCAGATAAAGAAGAAGTCGTTTACGCTCGACAGTTTGGCCAAAGTTCTTAA
- a CDS encoding (2Fe-2S)-binding protein — MYVCICRGITEKQIRQTVSQQNCSPQELTATIGVGADCGTCMAYACELLETLGNNSASTGSCSNGMS, encoded by the coding sequence ATGTACGTTTGTATTTGCCGTGGAATTACCGAAAAGCAAATTCGTCAAACAGTATCCCAGCAAAACTGTTCTCCCCAAGAGCTAACAGCAACGATAGGAGTAGGAGCCGACTGCGGCACTTGCATGGCCTATGCCTGTGAACTTCTAGAAACGCTCGGTAATAATAGTGCGTCTACAGGTTCCTGTTCGAACGGAATGTCTTAG
- a CDS encoding Fe2+-dependent dioxygenase encodes MLFAIPQVLTPEEIADILTVLESAEFIDGKLTAGWHAKLVKNNQQLISKTPQADSLKRQVKKALNDHPLVQSGIRPKSIHTLLFSRYDTGMSYGRHTDNALMGGMRSDVSFTLFLNEPDEYEGGELVIESADAEQGYKLPAGNVIAYPSTSLHRVNPVTSGMRLVAVGWIQSYIRDPQHREILFDLEVTRRSLFAQSGKTNEFDLLSKSVANLTRMWSE; translated from the coding sequence ATGCTGTTTGCCATCCCTCAGGTTTTAACCCCAGAAGAAATCGCTGATATCCTCACAGTGCTGGAGTCAGCGGAGTTTATAGATGGTAAATTAACGGCGGGTTGGCATGCCAAACTTGTTAAAAACAATCAGCAGCTTATCTCTAAAACTCCACAAGCAGATAGTCTCAAACGGCAAGTCAAAAAAGCCTTAAACGACCATCCCCTCGTGCAATCTGGAATTCGTCCAAAAAGCATTCATACCCTGCTGTTTAGTCGCTACGACACAGGGATGTCCTACGGTCGCCACACCGATAATGCCCTGATGGGAGGCATGCGCTCTGATGTCTCCTTTACGCTATTTCTTAACGAACCCGACGAGTATGAAGGTGGTGAATTAGTCATCGAAAGTGCCGATGCAGAACAGGGCTATAAACTCCCTGCGGGGAATGTGATCGCCTATCCTTCGACAAGCTTGCATCGCGTTAATCCAGTCACTTCAGGGATGCGCCTAGTGGCTGTCGGCTGGATTCAGAGCTATATTCGCGATCCTCAACACCGCGAAATTTTATTTGACCTTGAAGTGACACGCCGTAGTCTTTTCGCGCAATCTGGCAAAACCAATGAATTTGACCTGCTCTCTAAAAGCGTCGCAAATCTTACGAGAATGTGGTCAGAATAA
- the rodA gene encoding rod shape-determining protein RodA produces MFRRSPRRNPFQTYIVRPTLNWLSPWLGIDWWLMTVTIALTAIAGLAIRSAQLNVGIIDWRQHWITAIIGLIFCFLIARTRYQALVFGHWIIYGLSLVSLIAVMAIGATVNGAQSWIGVGGFNVQPSEFAKISLILTLAALLHKRTAASIPNILRATAVAFVPWLFIALQPDLGTAMVFGAIGMGMIYWANANLGWLVLMMSPLVSAVMFNAFFPAWVIWFGLVGAIAWFSLPWRWFGTIGTMFVNAAAGAGAGFFWSLLKDYQKARLTLFLNPEQDALGGGYHLIQSRIAIGSGQLWGQGLYEGSQTQLNYVPEQHTDFIFSVIGEELGFIGAIAVMILFWILCLRLIRIACKTEDNFGSLIAVGVLSMILFQVLINVGMTLGVAPITGIPLPWLSYGRSSLLTNFIAIGLVQAVANRTSRNNNSSVTGL; encoded by the coding sequence ATGTTTCGTCGATCCCCTCGTCGTAATCCTTTCCAGACTTATATTGTCCGTCCCACCTTAAATTGGCTTAGCCCTTGGCTAGGAATAGATTGGTGGCTCATGACTGTGACGATCGCCCTAACTGCCATTGCCGGTTTAGCGATCCGTAGCGCCCAGCTCAATGTCGGCATAATCGATTGGCGACAACATTGGATAACCGCAATTATTGGTCTGATTTTTTGTTTTCTAATTGCCCGCACCCGTTACCAAGCCTTAGTTTTTGGCCATTGGATTATTTACGGTTTGAGTCTTGTTTCCCTAATCGCGGTAATGGCGATCGGTGCAACAGTCAATGGCGCACAAAGTTGGATTGGCGTAGGGGGATTTAATGTGCAGCCTTCAGAGTTTGCGAAAATTAGTTTGATTTTGACCCTTGCGGCACTACTCCACAAACGCACAGCTGCCAGTATTCCTAATATTTTGCGAGCAACAGCCGTTGCTTTTGTGCCTTGGCTGTTTATTGCTCTCCAGCCAGACCTTGGTACAGCAATGGTCTTTGGCGCGATTGGCATGGGCATGATCTATTGGGCAAACGCGAATCTAGGTTGGCTAGTATTAATGATGTCCCCTCTGGTATCGGCGGTGATGTTTAATGCCTTTTTCCCTGCTTGGGTAATTTGGTTTGGACTCGTCGGGGCGATCGCCTGGTTTAGCCTCCCATGGCGGTGGTTTGGCACAATTGGCACAATGTTCGTTAACGCCGCCGCAGGAGCTGGTGCAGGATTTTTTTGGAGCCTCCTCAAAGATTACCAAAAAGCCCGTTTAACATTATTTCTCAATCCCGAACAAGACGCATTAGGGGGCGGCTACCACTTAATTCAATCGCGCATTGCCATCGGCTCTGGGCAACTATGGGGACAAGGTTTGTACGAGGGTTCCCAGACCCAACTGAACTATGTACCTGAGCAGCATACGGACTTTATTTTTTCAGTGATCGGTGAAGAATTAGGCTTTATCGGGGCGATCGCCGTAATGATTTTATTTTGGATTTTGTGTTTACGACTCATCCGCATTGCCTGCAAAACCGAAGATAATTTTGGCTCACTGATTGCCGTCGGTGTGCTTTCAATGATTTTATTTCAGGTTCTCATCAATGTTGGCATGACCCTCGGCGTTGCCCCAATTACCGGGATTCCACTACCTTGGCTCAGTTATGGACGCTCATCGCTCCTCACGAACTTTATTGCCATCGGTTTAGTACAAGCCGTCGCCAACCGTACATCCCGCAACAATAACAGCAGCGTGACAGGTCTATAG
- a CDS encoding iron uptake porin, producing the protein MTIALVGGSLSEAIALETDYLSMQDDLLTQSSGDLGQVNSVFQLRDVAPSDWAFDALRNLVEKYNCIVGYPDGTFRGNRPLSRYEFAAGLNACLQQIERLIVGGGTDVDAADITRLRALVQEFEAELATLGARVDDLEGRVEFLEDHQFSTTTKLEGKVIFAAIAGTGGAADDDQVTFGNRVRLNLDTSFTGEDNLRVRLLAENLNSPDIGTNEGTLGFAGDNGNDVEVDALVYAFPIGDKLEVAIAANAGASDDFASTVNPFLDGDGNEGSITAFGTRNPIYYLIEDKGIGLNYSFSDKVNLGVGYMAPDANDPSGGNGLFNGAYGALAQLHFTPSDRFELGLTYVNSYNLSDTGTGSNNSNLRELTGNTVDTTANSFGVQASWSISDKFVLGGWVGYSDIETVDGTAAVTDGSAEVWNWAATVALPDLGKDGALGGLIVGMEPRVTDSNITFNGASIEDPDTSLHIEAFYQYPINDNISITPGLVWLTSPNHDDSNDSVVVGTIRTLFSF; encoded by the coding sequence ATGACAATCGCCTTGGTTGGCGGCTCTCTTTCTGAGGCGATCGCCCTTGAGACAGACTATTTGTCTATGCAGGATGATCTATTGACCCAAAGTAGCGGCGACCTTGGTCAGGTCAACAGCGTTTTCCAACTGCGGGATGTTGCACCCAGCGACTGGGCATTTGATGCACTGCGTAATCTCGTCGAAAAATATAACTGCATTGTCGGTTATCCCGATGGTACTTTTCGCGGCAACCGTCCCCTCAGCCGTTACGAGTTTGCAGCAGGCCTAAACGCTTGTCTGCAGCAAATTGAGCGTTTGATTGTGGGTGGCGGCACTGACGTTGATGCAGCAGATATCACTCGTCTTCGCGCACTTGTTCAAGAATTTGAAGCAGAGCTGGCAACCCTTGGTGCTCGTGTCGATGATCTTGAGGGTCGCGTTGAATTTCTCGAAGATCACCAATTTTCCACCACAACAAAACTGGAAGGGAAAGTTATTTTTGCGGCGATCGCCGGAACAGGCGGTGCAGCAGACGATGATCAAGTCACCTTCGGTAATCGTGTCCGTTTGAACCTGGACACAAGCTTCACTGGCGAAGACAATCTTCGTGTACGTTTGCTTGCTGAAAATCTAAACTCTCCCGACATTGGAACCAATGAAGGAACCTTGGGCTTTGCTGGCGACAATGGTAATGATGTCGAAGTTGATGCTTTAGTCTATGCCTTTCCCATCGGCGACAAACTAGAGGTGGCGATCGCCGCCAATGCTGGTGCGTCTGATGATTTTGCAAGTACAGTTAATCCCTTCCTCGATGGCGATGGTAACGAAGGTTCGATTACTGCCTTTGGTACGAGAAACCCAATCTATTACCTCATCGAAGATAAAGGTATTGGCCTCAACTACTCCTTCAGCGACAAAGTAAATCTGGGCGTTGGCTACATGGCTCCCGATGCCAATGATCCTTCTGGCGGTAATGGTTTATTTAACGGCGCTTATGGCGCATTAGCCCAGCTTCACTTCACACCGAGCGATCGCTTCGAGCTAGGGTTGACCTATGTCAACAGCTACAACCTCAGCGATACCGGTACTGGTAGCAACAACTCAAATCTCCGTGAATTAACTGGCAATACTGTCGACACCACAGCAAACTCCTTTGGTGTTCAGGCATCTTGGTCTATTTCCGATAAATTTGTCCTCGGCGGCTGGGTTGGCTACAGCGACATCGAGACTGTTGATGGCACAGCGGCGGTAACGGATGGTTCTGCGGAAGTTTGGAACTGGGCAGCCACTGTGGCGTTACCAGACCTCGGCAAAGATGGTGCCCTCGGTGGATTGATCGTTGGTATGGAGCCTCGCGTCACGGACTCCAACATCACATTCAACGGTGCTTCGATTGAAGATCCTGATACTTCACTTCACATCGAAGCCTTCTATCAGTACCCCATCAACGACAACATTTCCATTACGCCCGGTCTTGTTTGGTTAACTTCTCCAAACCACGATGACAGCAATGACAGCGTTGTTGTCGGTACGATTCGTACTCTATTTAGTTTCTAA
- a CDS encoding aminotransferase class I/II-fold pyridoxal phosphate-dependent enzyme gives MTPAERIHRAIAALTSQFLDIDRRTQHNLQKVLRAFQNHRVGVHHFSSVSGYGHGDLGRETLDKVYAEVMGAEAAIVRIQFVSGTHAIAAALYGVLRPGDELLAVVGAPYDTLEEVIGLREKGQGSLGEFGIGYRQLELTAAGTVDWENLQTAVKPETRMVLIQRSCGYSWRKSLSTTEIKRIVETVKAQNSNTVCFVDNCYGEFIETLEPTAVGADLMAGSLIKNPGGTIVTGGGYIAGKAPLVEQAACRLTAPGIGSHGGATYDQNRLLFQGLFLAPQMVAEAVKCTLLVSQVFRDLGYEVKPLPSEPRQDVIQAIKLGSPEKLLAFCRAWQKFSPVGSYLDPVPAPMPGYASDLVMAGGTFIDGSTSELSADGPLREPYIVFCQGGTHWTHGAIALEAVLEAFAEL, from the coding sequence ATGACTCCTGCTGAGAGAATTCATCGGGCGATCGCCGCGCTTACATCCCAATTTTTAGATATAGATCGACGGACTCAGCATAATCTTCAAAAAGTTTTAAGGGCATTCCAGAATCATAGGGTTGGGGTGCATCATTTTAGTAGTGTGAGTGGTTATGGTCATGGTGATCTAGGACGGGAAACGCTGGATAAAGTTTACGCAGAGGTAATGGGTGCGGAAGCTGCAATTGTCAGAATTCAGTTTGTGTCGGGAACCCATGCGATCGCCGCGGCTTTGTATGGTGTGCTGCGGCCGGGAGATGAGCTTTTGGCTGTTGTCGGAGCGCCCTATGACACATTAGAAGAAGTGATTGGTCTCCGGGAAAAAGGACAGGGATCTTTAGGGGAGTTTGGGATTGGCTATCGGCAACTGGAATTGACTGCAGCGGGAACGGTTGATTGGGAAAATTTACAAACCGCAGTTAAGCCAGAAACCCGCATGGTTTTGATTCAGCGGTCGTGTGGTTATTCGTGGCGCAAAAGTTTATCGACAACGGAAATCAAGCGCATTGTTGAAACGGTGAAAGCGCAAAATTCTAACACCGTTTGCTTCGTCGATAATTGCTACGGTGAATTTATTGAAACTCTTGAACCGACTGCGGTTGGTGCTGATTTGATGGCAGGTTCTCTCATTAAAAACCCCGGTGGTACTATTGTGACGGGTGGGGGGTACATTGCCGGGAAAGCCCCATTGGTTGAACAGGCTGCTTGTCGTCTCACAGCTCCGGGCATTGGCAGTCATGGTGGGGCAACCTACGACCAAAATCGCTTGCTATTTCAGGGCTTATTTTTAGCGCCACAGATGGTCGCCGAAGCTGTTAAATGTACGTTGCTGGTTTCTCAAGTTTTTCGCGATTTAGGTTACGAAGTTAAACCTTTACCCAGCGAACCAAGGCAAGACGTGATTCAGGCGATTAAGCTGGGTTCTCCCGAAAAATTACTAGCGTTTTGTCGCGCTTGGCAAAAATTTTCGCCAGTGGGTTCCTATCTCGATCCTGTGCCTGCGCCCATGCCGGGTTATGCCAGCGATTTGGTGATGGCTGGGGGGACGTTTATTGATGGCAGCACTTCAGAACTTTCTGCGGATGGGCCATTACGGGAGCCTTATATCGTTTTTTGTCAGGGGGGCACTCACTGGACTCACGGGGCGATCGCCCTAGAAGCAGTGTTAGAGGCATTTGCTGAGCTATAG
- a CDS encoding acyl-CoA desaturase, with the protein MTVATSKKLSLDWTTVIYFSLIHIVALLAFLPSNFSWQAVGVCLLFHWITGGIGITLGFHRLVSHRSFQVPKLLEYFLVFCGTLACQGGPLDWIGLHRIHHKHSDDVVDPHNSLKGFWWSHIGWMLFEIPARSLIERYTRDINQDPFYRFCQNFMVPIQVVLGLLLFAWGGWPFVIWGIFVRLVVVFHCTWFVNSATHKFGYVSNEANDTSRNCWWVALLTYGEGWHNNHHAFEYSARHGLNWWELDITWMTINLLKMLGLAKKIKLPPTMKDA; encoded by the coding sequence ATGACTGTTGCCACTTCAAAAAAACTTTCCCTAGATTGGACCACGGTAATTTATTTTAGCCTCATCCACATTGTCGCTCTACTCGCCTTTTTACCAAGCAATTTCAGCTGGCAGGCCGTTGGCGTTTGCCTACTATTTCATTGGATTACCGGTGGAATAGGCATTACCCTTGGCTTCCACCGTCTCGTCTCACACCGGAGCTTTCAAGTTCCAAAACTGCTCGAATATTTCTTAGTTTTTTGTGGAACATTGGCATGTCAAGGCGGTCCCCTTGACTGGATTGGTTTGCACCGCATTCACCACAAACACTCAGATGACGTTGTAGATCCCCACAACTCCCTAAAAGGATTCTGGTGGAGTCACATCGGTTGGATGCTCTTCGAGATTCCTGCTCGTTCCCTAATTGAGCGTTACACCAGAGACATCAACCAAGACCCATTCTACAGATTTTGTCAAAATTTCATGGTTCCCATCCAAGTCGTTTTAGGTCTTTTGCTCTTTGCATGGGGCGGCTGGCCTTTTGTTATTTGGGGAATCTTTGTACGCCTCGTCGTCGTTTTCCACTGCACTTGGTTTGTCAATAGCGCAACCCATAAATTCGGTTATGTGAGCAATGAAGCCAACGACACATCCCGCAATTGCTGGTGGGTTGCCCTCCTAACCTACGGCGAAGGCTGGCACAACAACCACCACGCCTTTGAATACTCAGCTCGTCACGGTTTGAACTGGTGGGAATTAGATATTACTTGGATGACAATTAACCTACTCAAAATGCTGGGCTTAGCGAAAAAAATCAAGCTTCCCCCCACCATGAAAGATGCCTAA
- a CDS encoding zinc-dependent alcohol dehydrogenase family protein: MKAIAMMRVGTPEVLTLLDFPEPKLVTPHHILVKLAAAGVNPIDTKIRSRGTFYDDPLPTILGCDGAGVVEAVGAEVKGLRAGDLVYFCDGGLGQAGTGNYAEYAVVDSRFVAKKPKNLSFPESAAAPLVLITAWEALGDRARIQAGQTVLIHAGAGGVGHVAIQLAKNWGTKVITTVSTPDKARLARQLGADETILYKDTDVAEAVLDLTNGEGVDIAFDTVGGQVFWDTVPAVKVYGDLVTILEPDFSLDNLKLARKRNLRIGLELMLTPMLTGDVAGQIHHAEILKQCAEWFESGKLHIHLGQTFPLADAKLAHAAIATGSTTGKIALTIP; the protein is encoded by the coding sequence ATGAAGGCGATCGCCATGATGAGAGTGGGTACTCCAGAGGTACTCACTCTTTTAGATTTTCCAGAGCCAAAACTTGTTACACCGCATCATATTTTAGTGAAGTTAGCCGCAGCGGGCGTTAACCCGATTGATACAAAAATCCGGAGCCGAGGCACGTTTTACGACGATCCTTTACCCACGATTCTCGGCTGTGATGGTGCAGGGGTTGTAGAAGCTGTCGGCGCTGAGGTCAAAGGTCTCCGGGCGGGAGATCTCGTTTATTTTTGTGATGGTGGTCTCGGTCAGGCGGGTACTGGTAATTACGCTGAATACGCGGTTGTTGATAGTCGTTTTGTTGCGAAAAAGCCAAAAAATCTATCTTTTCCCGAATCAGCCGCAGCGCCTTTAGTACTTATTACGGCTTGGGAAGCCCTCGGCGATCGCGCTCGCATTCAAGCAGGGCAAACAGTCTTAATTCATGCTGGGGCTGGTGGCGTTGGTCATGTGGCGATTCAGCTAGCAAAAAATTGGGGCACAAAGGTGATTACGACGGTGAGTACGCCGGATAAAGCGCGTTTAGCTCGGCAACTGGGAGCGGACGAAACCATTCTCTACAAAGACACTGATGTTGCGGAGGCGGTTTTAGATCTCACTAATGGTGAAGGGGTTGATATTGCCTTTGATACCGTAGGTGGTCAAGTTTTTTGGGATACAGTGCCAGCGGTAAAAGTGTACGGGGATTTGGTGACGATTTTGGAGCCGGATTTTAGTTTGGATAATCTCAAGCTCGCCCGCAAACGTAATCTGCGGATTGGTTTAGAACTGATGCTAACGCCAATGTTGACGGGTGATGTGGCGGGACAAATTCACCATGCCGAAATTCTCAAACAATGTGCAGAATGGTTTGAATCTGGCAAACTACACATTCATCTCGGACAAACTTTTCCTCTCGCTGATGCCAAGCTTGCTCACGCGGCGATCGCCACAGGTTCAACAACCGGAAAAATCGCGTTAACAATACCCTAA